TGAGTGAGGAGAAGGAGAATCCCTCCTTGTTCCCAGGACAGAGGGGCTGGTCGAAGCCCAACAGTTGATATTCCTGTCAacctgttggggtttttttatcctCTGATGCAATGTCTGGGTTTTTCCAGCTTACAACATACATCAGGAGCACTGAAACCCCCCCTGGGTGGGAAGGGGCTCAAGGAACCTGACTCCCAAAGCCTGAGCGGGAGATGGCAGCATTACCTTGGATAGGAAACCCAGGGCCCCCGCAGAGCCAGAGCCTCACCTGACATAGTTGGACAATTCACCTATTTTGGATGTCCTGGTTTTCACTAACTGTGGagagtaaaacaaaagaaaacaaaagccaatGGAGAGGCAAAGGTGATGGAGAAATCCTGCACACATGGTTCCCGCAGCCCCTTTTTTGGCTGTCTGGGATGGGGATTTTTGTGATGTGGGGAATTGTCACTTACCAGCAGTATTTCAGTGGATTCTTCCAGTTCTCCTTTCCAGAAATATctggatttaaaagaaaagcagcatcagcAAATAAAGCTCTGGCTGCAGAGCCGGTTCCCGTGGGGGGTTTATTGTCCCTGCTTGGTGCTTTCCATACGTGGCCATTCCTTTACAAAGGATGCTCAAGAAGCATCGCTGGCCCCAAAATTCTACTGTGCATGCTACAGCGCACCCCAGATTCACCGACAAGAGCCTCCTTGGCTGTGCCAGCCTCGAGACAGCTGCCGGGGCAATGGCAGGGCCGAGGAGCCGGGACCGGGGTGGCCATGGGTCGGTGCCCGCAGGGACTGCGGCATGGCACGGGAGGCTGAGCGCGGCAGCATCACACATCTTTTTTatcctccctgtccctgtgggAGAGGAGATGTGCTTCTCGTGAGTCAGATATGACCTTTTGAAACATTTCTGTTGACAGAAGGCCATCGTGATCTCATTTTCGCGCTGGGTTCCTGCACAAGGAGGCACTCAGAGGCGTCGCAGTGTCTCCTGAGCCGGGCATGGAGCAGAGCCCGGCCGAGGCAGAGCCAGACTGAGCATCAGTGACTTGCTGTTGGCTCATAGGGATcaaagcagaaggggaaaaggatgTTAGTGGGTTTGCCCTCTCTCAGCAGCCTCAGCTGGGCTATGGGAGAGCCCAGGAGTGTGCAGGGGGAGAAGCCCCTCCTGGGGGTCCCAGACAGCGAGCAAAGGGCTGGTTCGGGGCTTTGTTCTTTAATCCTTCTAACAAGTGCGGTCCCTTTGCATGGATGGCTGAGGGTACCTGCAAATATGCTGTTCAAATATTCTGTTCAAAGATGCTGTTCTTCCTTCCCGCAAATGCTGCTTAATATGTTAAAGGCCTTTTTCTAGTCCCTATCTGAGCTTCTTTTAAGCTCAGAGCACTTTGCACGGGTGAGGATCACCTCCATCAGCTGCAACCACAAACAGACCCAGCAGCTGTCTGGGAGCGGCCTCCCTGCTGGGGTGTCCGTGTCCTCTCCCAGGGAGCCTGGCTTTGCCTCTCCCCTTGGGGAACATTCAGCCCAACTTACAAGGCCAAGCTCTTCGGCAAGATGTTCACGTAGCCAGCCAGCTTCTTGTCCATGATGGCCCTGGGTGAGACAGGAGGGGCAGTTAGTGCTTGTCCCCAGCCATGGGGACTTTCCCTTATGCTGACCCTGACCAGCTTTGACACTGGGGGTGTAGGATTTGGGGTTAATTATTACCCTGGAAAAGCAGAGACAAAGGTCTACTAGTTCTGTATTTATGGTGTCAAACTGCGCCTCTGCTTCACACAGCAAACTAAATGTGGATCTTGTTAAATAAACAACATCAAGGTTTTCCTACCCAAAACGTCCTAGAAATCTAAAGCCGAAATAAATTCCTTCCCTTCGGCTGCCTTGTTTAGCTGTGGAATGATTTGTTATTGCAGAACTGCTTGGgcctggcagcagcagtgatGTGTAAGCGGTTCAAGAGTACTGAGGCAATCTCAGGGTGGATTTGTAGAAGAACTAGGTCAATGTTGTGCTTTCTGACCGCAGCAATGTCCCGGCCCTCACGGAGACGCAGCCTCGTCCCTCTTTTCAAAGCGCTGCACTAGTGATGGctcctttggttttctttaacaCTGGCCTTGCCAGGCACTGCTTTGtaccaagtgctttgacaatgCAAAGGTTTAGCTTCTGGATGACCTTGAACTGCAGAGGAGGGAGGTGTTATCAGGCACTGGCAGGCTCATTCAACACCCAGTAAAAATTAACCCTTATTGAGCTAAAGAATTACAACCATTCCCGTTAATTTCTGCTCCAACCTGAAATGCTCTCCAGGATGTTTTTGGCTCAGAGCAAGTGAAATTTTGTATGTTCTGTGCACCCAGGGTTCGATGTTTAGGCACAGCAAGGTGATGGAGATGGATTTCTCTCTGCCCATGGCTCGGGGGACCATGACCTTGCAGGACAACCGTCTGCCACCCGAGGAGGCTCCGTGCTGTTTGCTCTCACCATGTGCAGCCAGTTCAAGGCATTTAGTGCTCATAGAGCATCCTGAGTTAATCTGCAGAGCAACAAACTGCAGCAGCATGAGCGGAGGTCTCCCCGCTGCGTTTGCCGTGTCAAACACATGGCACAAatcagtttggttttgctgcCTGCAACTTCCAAGTCACTTTAGCGCAGGAACCTTTTGATTTGGGTGAGTAGCTTCTAATTGCTTCTGCTCTGTCCCAGCAGACTGGGATCCTAACTGGCATCCTGAACTTTGTTCTAGCAAGCTGAGCAGAAAAAAGTGGCCACCATGGGAACGGGAAACATTATAAGAAGCTGAATGAGATCTGTGGAAAACATCTGCATAATGCATGATATCCTTGGGTTGGGTACTTAATGTGTGTTACTTTGTCACTGCCTCACAATAGGCTCTGAATTGAGATAGATGAAATATTaataagcagaaaagcaaagaaaatgattTGCACAAATCGCAGGCAGCGCTGGAGGCTGATGGGGCGTTAGGTGAGTGATGGGAGGTGCCATGGCCACGGCGTCCAACCCAAAGGGCCAACTGCTCCCCGCAGGCACAGGGGAGAGGCCGGAGCACCTGcggggacctgggggttcttCTGAGCATTCTAAATTAATAGTGATCCAGATAAACCGGGTTGGAACTGGCGCAATGAACAAGCCAGATGCTGAATTCTACCTGCAGCTCATCTGCTCCCACAAACCCTGAAGTCCTTTTCCTTAAAACCAGCCGAAAACGTCCCTGCAGTCTGCTCTGTCACACCGAGTGCAGGGTAAAGCGAGAAGAAACACGGCAGCACCAGGAGCACGGGGGGTGGGAAGAGAAGCGTAGAAACACTGTGTCATCTGTGGGTCACTCAGCCACATTCCAGAACACAGGAATAATTACTTCACCAGTAAAAATGCAATGCAAGTACATGTATCTCAGCCATGAGAAGCGATTtatttcctctcccttcctcaCAAGATAAGGAACAGAGTGGAAAACATCTGCAAAGCTGTGAAGATGAAGCATGTTCAGGCACTGAGGCTCTTTTCACCAGCCATGTACAGTtactcctcctttttttcagaagacatCAAGAGGCACAGATATTCTATTTGAATTTCTTAATACAGTTGCAGTATTTAAGGTGACACAAACTCCCTTTCAGTAGCCTGTCAgttcctgaaggactgtttGGGAACACTTTGCAGAGGACGGGGGGAGTTTTTGGCAAGCAGCAGGGAAACCAGCACAGGAGGTGGTGCAGGAAACTCAGTGGTCCATCATAAACATTTCCTTGGTCAACATGGTTTCAGTACTTTGAACAAACCATCTATTGAATCAGGGACTGGtggatatttgaaagaaaacctCTGCATGCAAAGTATCTCAGACATGAAGAGAAGTTGGGTGAACAGTGCATAGGCTGCCAGGTGGAGCCTCACAAGTGcctgttctgtgtttgctggGACAACTTTTGTGTTCTATGTATTTTCATGCCAGCGCACTGTGCTTTGTCCCTCTCCATAAACGTTTCTGGAGTTTATCTGTGTTGTTCCAGAGAAGGAGGACTGTAGCAGGTCAGAGAACATGGGGCTAGGGCTTGACCCAGCAGAAGACCCAGAGTTTTAGGGCCATGGCTTTCAAACGGGTCTTGAAAACGAATTGAGAAGCAGCTTGATGTTACTGTGGCATTGACTTCAGAGGCAATTGCCAGCTTTGTTTTAGGAAGCACAGCTCTTGGTAAGTGGATATGTGATAGAGAAAGAGTGTAAGGAAAAGGAACATAAAAGTCCAGAGACGTAGAGCTCCTCTCGAGCGACTGGGAAAGGCTTTCTCCACAAGAAGCTGCCTTCAAACAATCCAAGCAGACAAGCAGGGGAAGCATCTCTGTACCTTGCAATATCCTTGGCGATCTGCTCGTTGAGGCAGTTGATGAAGGCGATGGAGTGTGTCCCCGAGACGTAGCTGCCGGTGAGCGCAGCGTGCAGCTGGAGAGCGAGGCTCCTCAGCACCGGGTACAGCAGCAGGGTCAGAATCACCACCTCAAATGCAAAACATGCGAGTGATGACGTTAGGTGGAATATTGCATTTTGTAAAATTAGGTGTGTGTGTTATCTGCGGAGGTAAGTCACCAGCTGCCTCTGTTAACATAAACTGCATCACATCGGACCAGGACACAGCTCAGGTCTATAGGGTCCGATGGGGCTGTAGAAAACAATAGCGCTTTCTCTGGGGAATGGCGGTGCAGCAACAACAAGGTGGTTTTGTTGTACATTAGATGTGATTTCTGGCAAGcccctcagctgctctttgtACTCGCACGCCACAAACACAGTCACAAATATCTGATGATGTGGCTGGGGAGGCTGCGGGGCCAGCGGGGTTAATTTGGTGTGCTGGGTACCAGCCAAGGACGGTGCCGTACCCGGGGCCGCAGCGTTGCCGTCTCTgcacagctgctctgctctttgtcttttgtttttgaaataaacAGCATCTGGCCCTTATTCAGctacagtaataaaaaaatgcttataAGACTCagaatatattcttttttcctccttatttccACCCTCCTTTGTCCTCTGAAAAACCCTCTTATTACAGGGCCAATGTcagagtgggtttttttaaagattgaattaaaaaaacccctctctTGTCACCACAAATACAGGAGCTCCtttctgtttggaaaatgaCTGATGTGATTTATTGGttgtctcctcttttccaaccCATTTGAGGAAGAATCCTTTGTTATCACAAGGTTGCTGCTCAGAATAATGTTTAGAGCttcttctctgctctttttcttttttatgctgAGCCATTTAACAAATATTATGCAACAAATCCCAGAAGCTACTCAAAGCGTTACAAGCTGAACAGAGATATGCTGGTGTACCTATTTTTCCAGATTAGAATGTAATCGTGCTCCTGCTCAGGAAAAAACGAATCCAACCTGTTCAGCACAGCGATCGTTAATCTTCTTGGTGGATGTACGCGCATGTGATGAGGAAACCCCCATGAACGTTTGTGACTGAATGTTAGTACAGCAGTGATCAGTCTCTTGGTTCTTTGGGTGTTTCCACtcccccttttattttctttctggaaagaaagataaaagccaccctcccttccctctcccccccccgccccgaatAATTATATTTACCAAGGGATGGTGCAAAAGTGATGGAGCAAAACCTCAGGATTCCTACATGATAAACTGAATAAACTCAGGACTGCCAAGGTGTTGAAgtgaacaaaactgaaaaacctGCTGGGAGACTGTAAGTGTTTCGTCGAAAATCACCGACAAAATGAAAGTTGAGTTTGGGGAGACTAAGATTCCTGTGAGATTTGTTTCGGCTTTGATGAACTAAAAACAGCTTTAGGTTTTAAAATTCGGACTTTTTGCCTAGTTTTGATGGGgttctgtaaataaaacaagccaaaccaaaacccccaccAAACAGAACTTGTGGCAATCTTGAGTATGTTTTGAGCGTCCTTAATGCAAGTGGAAAGAAATTTGCTTTGCTCTCTGCAGAGACTGAGAGTACATTCCTCCTGCAtgattatatatataatgtttttcttccctgcagaGGTTGCCTTATAAAGGTACAGACAGATGCATCGCCAGGGCTGCCCGGGCTGGCATTCACCGCGCCCTCGCCAGGTCACCCgcgtccccctgtccccagcccgaGGGTCCCACTCACCAGCAGCAAAGGGCCGCGGCCCGGCCACTCCATCTCCCCGCCCGGCCGAGAGGCGCCGTCCCTCCGTCCCCTCCGCCCTCCACCTGCTCGGCCCCGGGCTGGGACGGCTGCCCGGCCAGGCTGCTCtaactcctcctcctcttcctctccggCTGCTACGGGCTGGTACCCACTGCCCCTGCCCCCCCGCGGGCAGCTCCGGGCGGGCAGACACGGGGACACGGCACCTCCAGACACGGGGACACCGCACCCCAGGCACAGTGACACCGCACCCCAGACGCGGGGTCAGGGCCACCAGCAAGACAAACCAACGATCTCAGCAGCATCGGTCACCAAACTGTCTGTATCAACATCTGCGGGAGAAACCTCTGTCTCCATCTGAGATGCTGACAGCATTTACCACTTTTCCTTTGACTTTCCCACCGTTATTTTATTAGATTTAATATTATTGGGGGTCTGTGCTCTTTGGGTCTAAACTACCAGAAACCTGGTAAATCCTCTTGT
This region of Columba livia isolate bColLiv1 breed racing homer chromosome 19, bColLiv1.pat.W.v2, whole genome shotgun sequence genomic DNA includes:
- the CUTA gene encoding protein CutA, with protein sequence MEWPGRGPLLLVVILTLLLYPVLRSLALQLHAALTGSYVSGTHSIAFINCLNEQIAKDIARAIMDKKLAGYVNILPKSLALYFWKGELEESTEILLLVKTRTSKIGELSNYVRSIHPFEIPEIISLPIDQGNPLYFKWIEESVPRD